From a region of the Pongo abelii isolate AG06213 chromosome 9, NHGRI_mPonAbe1-v2.0_pri, whole genome shotgun sequence genome:
- the LOC129048911 gene encoding 5E5 antigen-like, protein MVAPGSGPRNRGSLHRARGRQGARTLWVPGAGAGRADGGPRGAREDGSALQRRRSLPRAACGIAEPAARQMGRPLGAATALPVGTLSGVAGGSLGGSRLHCKLQKPEQERAGSSHGTRRRLPARPLQGTHRVLPGPLSGWGSGHAPARVLPLLGPRRRLPERAGTSPGKPCPRPRAPPLSWPPLPQPHAVGRRGCRAAGLQASRRAAALGARAGVSLLRPCAECLGGLPRVAPRCRSEPDFGFASPRPLQSLGDLREQEGTGPARVALEQGRRTTPPYIFSCTACLEIGSGEAHNHPLAAPSVIYIHWSGPRMFRS, encoded by the exons ATGGTGGCCCCGGGCAGCGGACCCAGGAATCGGGGCTCGCTGCACAGGGCGAGGGGTCGCCAGGGAGCGAGGACCCTCTGGGTCCCCGGGGCGGGCGCGGGGCGAGCGGACGGGGGCCCTCGAGGGGCCCGTGAAGATGGCTCAGCTCTCCAGCGCCGGCGCTCCCTCCCCCGGGCGGCCTGCGGAATTGCGGAGCCCGCGGCGCGGCAGATGGGACGGCCCCTCGGCGCGGCTACGGCCCTTCCCGTCGGCACGCTGAGCGGGGTGGCCGGGGGCTCCCTGGGCGGGAGTCGGCTCCATTGCAAACTTCAGAAGCCGGAGCAGGAGAGGGCGGGCTCGAGCCACGGCACCCGCCGTCGCCTACCCGCGCGTCCCCTCCAGGGCACTCACCGCGTCCTCCCTGGGCCCCTCAGCGGGTGGGGGTCCGGCCACGCTCCGGCCCGAGTCCTGCCGCTCCTGGGCCCGCGCCGCCGCCTCCCGGAGCGCGCCGGGACCTCCCCCGGGAAGCCCTGCCCCCGGCCCCGGGCCCCGCCCCTCTCCTGGCCGCCGCTGCCTCAACCCCACGCGGTGGGGCGGCGGGGCTGCAGGGCAGCGGGGCTTCAGGCATCGCGGCGAGCAGCGGCTCTTGGGGCGCGGGCCGGGGTTTCTCTGCTCCGCCCGTGTGCGGAGTGCCTGGGCGGGCTCCCCAGGGTTGCGCCTCGGTGCCGCAGTGAGCCAGATTTCGGCTTTGCCTCTCCCCGACCGTTGCAGAGCCTGGGAGACCTGAGGGAGCAAGAAGGGACCGGGCCGGCACGGGTAGCCTTGGAGCAGGGCCGGAGGACTACACCGCCTTACATTTTTAGCTGCACAGCTTGTTTAGAAATTGGCTCAGGCGAGGCTCACAACCACCCCTT AGCGGCTCCGTCTGTTATTTATATCCACTGGAGCGGTCCAAGAATGTTCCGAAGCTGA